The genomic DNA TCGGCGCGATGCGGTCAAGCTCGTGCGATCGCTGCGCGCCGGCGACCTCTCGGCGGTGTACGTACCCAGTGTGGAGGATGAAGCGTTCCGGGATCTGTCGCGCGCCTGGGTCAACGCCAAGGACGATCTGAAGCGCGCCCGGCAACGGCTGAAGGCCTTTCTGCTTTCACATGGGGTGCGCTACAGCGGCAGAGCCGACTGGGGACCGGCGCACCGGCGCTGGATCAGTACCTTTGCGTTCGACACCGTGTGGCAGCAACTTGCCTTTGACGAATATCGACGTGCCATCGAGGATCGGCTCGCGCAATGCAGCCGTCTCGAAGCGGCCTTGCGCGAAGCCGTGGTCAACTGGCGCTTCTATCCGGCCGTACTGGGCTTGCAGGCCATGCGCGGCGTGCAGTTCACCACGGCGATAGGCATGCTCGCCGAATTGGGCGATCTCTCGCGCTTTGTGCATCCGCGCCAACTGATGGCTTGGCTCGGGGTGACGCCCGCCGAACATTCATCGGGGGAAAAACGGCGCCAAGGCAGCATCACCAAGAACGGCAATAGTTATGCAAGAAAGCTGCTAATCGAAGCCGCCTGGAGTTACCGGCACCCGGCACGTGTGAGCCCCGAGATTCAGCGACGGCACGAAGGCATCCCGAAGGCCATCGTTGACCGGTCCTGGGACGCCCAGGTTCGACTGTGCCGGCGCTATCGAAGACTTGCCGCGCGCGGCAAGAACCCGAACATTGCGGTGGTTGCGGTGGCCCGCGAACTGAGCGGGTTCATCTGGGACATCAGCCGGCTCGCCATGTCGCTTGCCATACCGAACGCGGCGCAGACAACGTAACCCAGCGCCAAGGTACCAACCTATCTGCCACCTACTGTGGAGCCAGTTTCCTGAAGGGCGACGTAGCCCGGCACACGAGCAACCCGCGACCTAGCTAGGCAACGGATTTCATCCGACTTGCGGCCTTAGATAGCGGCAGGCTCATTGGGCGGACCTCTGTAATGCGGTAACCAACCCGCGGATATCAGCGTGATCCACCGTCGAGACTTACTGCTACGTCGCCCTCCAGGAAATTGGGGAACAACATGCAACCGTGAAACTGAATCAAACCAATCTCGATTGACACGGGGAGTCATATCAGCTAGGAGCCACTTGAAGCGAAGCCCATGGTGTTTTCCAGCACGCAGGCGTAACCAGCGCCCGCCCTCTCCTCCGGCCCCTCTCCCACAAGTGGGAGAGGGGAGCAGACCGGTGGCATCGAACGGAGCAAACCGCCGCGAATTTGCGCAGCCTCGCACCGCCTCAGGCCTCGAGTTGCTCGAGCACCTTGCCCTTGGTCTCGATGCCAAGGAAGTGGATGGTGAGCGCCGCCACGAACGGGACCGCGGCCAGCGCGTAGAAGGCGCTGCTGAGATTGCCCGAGCCGATGGTGCTGGCAACCAGCGTCGGCGCGAAGATCGCCGCCAGCTTCAGCCACGCGCCCCCGAAACCGCAGCCCATGGCGCGGATGCTGGTGGGGTACAACTCCGGCGTGTACACGTAGGCGGTGATAAAGCCGCTGGCCAGGAAGCCGAGCGACAACGCGCAGAGGCCGGCAACGACGTACACCGACTCCGCGTGGAACACGCCAGCCAGCGCCAGCGACAACGCGCACAGGATGAACGAGACGTTGATGACCGGCTTGCGGCCCACCTTGTCGACGATCATCGCGCAGACCAGCGAGCCGATCACGCCGAGCACCGATGCGCCGGCGGCCAGGTTCAGCGCCAGTTGCAGCGGTGCGTGATACACCGTCTTGTAGATCGTCGGCAGCCAGGTCGACAGGCCGTACTGGATAAAGCCGCAAGTGGCCCACAGCATCCATACCGCCAGCGTGC from Cupriavidus sp. D39 includes the following:
- a CDS encoding IS110 family transposase, with the translated sequence MEHDSTLYVGLDVHKDSITVAYALGAGEVELLGKIGTSKADIDRLCKRLQSKASRIRIVYEAGPCGYGLYRQLAGKGFECMVCAPSLIPKKPGERVKTDRRDAVKLVRSLRAGDLSAVYVPSVEDEAFRDLSRAWVNAKDDLKRARQRLKAFLLSHGVRYSGRADWGPAHRRWISTFAFDTVWQQLAFDEYRRAIEDRLAQCSRLEAALREAVVNWRFYPAVLGLQAMRGVQFTTAIGMLAELGDLSRFVHPRQLMAWLGVTPAEHSSGEKRRQGSITKNGNSYARKLLIEAAWSYRHPARVSPEIQRRHEGIPKAIVDRSWDAQVRLCRRYRRLAARGKNPNIAVVAVARELSGFIWDISRLAMSLAIPNAAQTT